The DNA window TTGGCTCTGTGTCTACCATGCCTCGTTGGATCTGATCACGGAATTGCCGAACTCTCAGCTGCGCTCGATGCGGCTGAATGACTCTCGTCGAATGTGGGTTCGGTGCCCGGCACACGAACGTGCGGCCCGTCTCCCAGCGATCACTTGTCAGCCGTGGCGGGTCAGCCTCGCAACGCCTGAGTGATCCTATTGGTTACAGTATACTGCCGCCGATCATAGTGACGATGCCGTGGAACGTCAACGTTAACGCCCGCGTTATGCGTTCGTAATGGTCTTCGTCAGCCGATGTCACGCAGCAGCTGCGCAGCAGCGTCGCTCAACAGGGACATGTCCGACGGCACAGCGAGCATCCGGAAACCCTCGTCCCGCCACCGCCGGACGAGCCCTGCGTTGCCGCACGCGATGCCGGCGACGATGCCGCGCGCCTTGCATGCCTTGAGGACCGTCTCGATGAGCTCGAGATGTACCGGCTCCGTCGGGTCCGCGGAAGGCAGGAAGCCCGCGGAGATCGCCAGGTCGCTCGGCCCTACGAAGACCGCGTCGATACCAGGCACCGCGAGGATGTCGTCGACGCTCGCGACGGCGTCCACTGTCTCGACCATCACCGCGCAGATGACGTTCCGGTTGGCGGTCGCCGGCGCGTACTCCTGGTCGTACAGGGATGGCCGCACCGGCCCCCAACTGCGGTTACCACGCGGGGGGAACCGGCATGCCTCGGTCGCAAGGCGTGCGTCCTCCGGGGAGTTCACCATCGGGACGATGACGCCCTGCGCGCCGGCGTCGAGCGCCTTCATGATCGCGCTCGGTTCGTTCCACGGAACTCGGACCAGCGCCGGCACACCTGCGTTCGACAGGGCCGGGAGCATGACCGCCAGATCCTCGAACCCGACCAGACCGTGCTGGGCGTCGATCACCACCCAGTCGAAGCCAGCGACGCCGAGCAGCTCGGCCGAGATCGCGGATGGGATCGCGCACCACCCGCCAATCGTTGGCTGGTCAAGCTCCCAGAGATCCCGTAGGGCTTCCAATCGTGCTGCCATCTGTCAACCTATCGTCGTGTGGTGGCGCGCCTCCGGAGCTCCGGACAGCGGTCGGTTCGTGAGCGCCGGTCCGCGCGACGAGCTCCTTCGTCACCCTCGCCAGCATGGTCGTCGCGGACTCCCGGGCGCGCTCCTCCCATGCGAAGACGCAGACCGTCGCGATGCCGTCGAAGCGGAGACGTCGAAGCCCGCCGAAGAAGGCGTCCCAGTCGACTTCACCCTCGCCGATGTCGAGGTGTTGATGGATTCGTGCGGTCGAACCCGGCGGGTTGACGATGTACCTGAGCCCGGACGAGCCGCGATGGTTGAACGAGTCGGCGAGGTGAACGTGCGCGAGCCTCGGCGCTGCGTAGTCGAGCATGGCGCCGACGTCACCCTCGCCGTCATCGAGGTGGAACGTGTGCGGCGCGCAGTAGAGGTAGTTGACCCACGGCCGGTCGATCGCCCGTACGAGGTCGACCGCCGCGGTGTTGCGCTCGCAGAAGTCGTCTGGATGCGCCTCGAGATTGAGGGCTACGCCCTCTCGTTCGAAGATCGGCAGTAGTTCCTCGAGGGAACGCCAGAACTGCCCCTCGCTGGCCGCTGACTGGTCCGGCCGCCCGTTGAACTCGGAGTTCATCACTTCGCATCCGAGCTCTACGCATATCTCGATGGCTCGTTTCCAGTAACGCACCGCTGCGGACCGCGCATCCTCGTCTGGTCCGGACCAGCGGTAGAGCGGAAGGACCGAGGCGATCTCGACACCGGACTCCCGGAGAGCGGACTTGACCTCCGCGATCCTCGCCGCATCCGCGCGCGGATGGACGAAGAACGGGAGGAAGTCCTCGCGCGGCGAGAGCTCAAGGTACTGGTAGCCAAGGTCAGCAGCCTCGTGGATGACACCAGGAAGCGGGAGCCCGCGGAGCATGTAGGGATCCAACGCGATCTTCACGATCACTCACCTCACACTCGGCAGCGGATACGGCCGATTGTATACTGCCGACGGGTGAGAGCGTCAATCATTCCTCAGCAGCGGCGAGCGACCCAACTCGACCGGAACCTGCACACCGTCGGCCGGACGATCCACCAACGGGCGGCGTGGGGTGATGTCACGGTTGACGCAGGCGCGCGGCCACCAGCCACGTGCCAGATCGACCAGGGTGTCCACGGAGAGTCGCCAGCTGTCGTAGTAGAAGGTGTTGGAGTACCCGGCGATGTGTGGCGTGATGACGACGTTCTCGAGTCGCAGCAGCGGATCGCTCGGATCCGGTGGCTCACGCTCGAGAACGTCGAGACCAGCCCCGCTGATCCAGCCCTCCGACAGCGCTTGGGCGAGCGCTGCCTGGTCGACGAGCGGGCCGCGTGCGGTGTTGATGAGGACGCTGTCCTCGCGCATCGTCATGAGCTCCGCCTTGCCGAGGAGGTGGTGGGTCTCAGGCGTCAACGGGCAGTGCAGCGAGACGATCTGGGCGGAGCTCAACACCTCGTGCAGGCTTCGCCGGACGACACCGTACTCCTCGAACACCTCGTCGCCGACGTACGGATCGGTCGCGACGACCGAGAGCTCGAAACCCCGCATCCGGCTGACGAGAGCTCTCGCGATGGATCCGAAGCCGATCAGGCCAAGAGTCTGGTTCTTGACGTTCCCCTGCGGCCATGCCTGGAACCTGTCCCACATCCCGGAGTGCACCAAGCGCGCCTGCGTCGCGACTTGCCGCAGCAGGGTGAGGATCAGCGCCGCCGAGTGCTCAGCCACCGCCTCGCCACCGGCCTCCGGCGTGATCGCGACGACGATTCCGGCAGCGCTCGCCTCGGCCAGGGGGACGTTGTCGGTGCCCGTTCCGGTACGGAGCAAGGCGATACAACGCGGCAGCTCCGGCAGGCAGTCGGCGGTGATGACCCTGCTGCCCCCGAACACCCACAGCGCATCGGCGTCGTGTCCGAGCTCGATCACGTCGGCCCGCGACGTGCACTCGCCGCTCACCAGGTCGACCTCGGCGTTGTCGAGTCGCTGCCGGACCCAGTCCGGAACGGTCTCACCGTCGAGGGCGACCAGCGCAACCTTGAAGTTCGCCATCGTCATGCTCCCTCGACCAGTCGTCGCGGCGATTCGGACATCTTCTTTCCCAGGCTCACAGCATCGGACGGTCGAACGGATGGCTTGTCTGGAGGCTGACCTGCAACCCGGTCAAGGCGGACTCCCGCATGACCGTCACCACGACCTCGGCGAGGTCCTCCTTGCTGGACGGAGCGCCCAGACCGGCGACGACCGCAGGCGAGCTCGTCGCCTCGGCGATCACGGTGTTGAGGCGAACGCCGTGCTGCCGCATGGTGTCCGAGAGGTCATCGGTGGCGTAGATCAACGCGGCGTTCGCGGCGCCGAAGGCGGGCGAGCAGGCGGCACCGGTCAGACCAGCGGCATCGGCGACGAACGTCACCGCACCACCGGCCGGGAGAACGTCGACCGCAGCGTTCGCCAACACCCACGGCACCCGGAAGTCGGCGGCGAGTTCGTCGGCCCACTCCGCCGGCCCTTGGCTGAACAGGTCGCCACCGGGGTCCGGCCGGGCGGCGAAGACGATTCCAGCCAGCGGTCCGACGCTCTCGAGCCAGGTACGTACGGCGGACTTGTCCGTGCACGTCGGATCGGGACTCACGGCAGCCGGATGGCCGGCCTTCTCCAGTCGCGAGACCAATGCCGCGGCCGTTGCCTGGTTGGCGCTGACGATCGCGGTCACCGCACGCCGATCCGGCGGCGGGAGGGCGGCGACGACGGCTGACTGTGCGGCCGTGGCGAGGCGGTCGCGGAGCATCATCGCCATGATGCCGCCGTTGACGAGGAACTCGTTGCCCGTCACGATGCTGGCCGCGTCGGACGCGAGGTAGAGGGCTGCCTCGGCGACGTCCTCCGCGGTAGCGAGCTCCCCCAGCGGATGGATCTCGCGGAAGGCCTCGATCAGGTTCTCCCTCGCCTCACGCGGATCGTCTCCGTGCGTCATGGGTTCGGACGAGAACGCCCCCTGGTCGCCCTCCATCAGGCGGACGATCGCCTCGTGCCGGCGGAGGTCGTGGATCGGCGTGTAGATGTTGCCTGGGAGCACGGCGTTGACCCGGACATGGTCCGGCGCGTGTGCGAGCGCGGCGTATCTGGTCAGGGTGTGCACCGCCGCCTTGCTGCTCCCGTAGACGCCGGCGCGGGCGGACCGCAAGCCCGCATGCGAACCAGTGTTGACGATCGACCCACCGCCACCGTCACGCATCAGCCGGATCGCTTCGCGCATGCCCCAGGCGACGCCCAACGCGTTGATGCGCAGCAACCTCCACCAGCCGGCCGCGTCTCCGCTCGACTGGCTTCCAATCCCCGCGTTGTTGACGAACACGTCGAGCCGCCCGTACTCGCCGGCCACCGTGTCGACCGCGGCGGCCACGGACTCGGGATCCGCGACGTTCAGCTCCAGGAAGATCGCGTCTCCGCCGGCCTCGCGGATCTCCGCCAGCACCTCGCGTCCGGCCACACCATTGACGTCCGCGACGCACACCGCGGCGCCTTCGCGGGCGAACAGGCGACACATCGCCGCGCCTATCCCGGAGGCTCCCCCGGTGACGACCGCGACCTTTCCGCTCAGCCTGCCAAGGCCACGACGCATTTGCCTCTCCCCACACGGTTTGGTCGGCTGACGCCGCATATGCCGCACCACCGGAGACCGGACGTCCAGCACACAGAGATCCGGCCCGACGTCGGTCCCGATCCGAGATGTCCGCGGGGCCTCGATGCCTCGCCGCACCTGATCACAGTATACCGTTTGGAGGAGGTTGCAAAGGTCGACTTGACGCGATCGGGTACAGCTCAGCCGATCCCGAGATAGACCGTGCCGTTCTCGACCTTGACCGGGTACGTCTGCAGGTCATCGATCGCCGGAGCGCCACGCGCCTCGCCGGTGGCGTAGTCGAAGCGGCCGTTGTGCTTCGGACATTCGATGATGTTGTCCATCACGAGGCCGTTACAGAGCAGCTCGCGTTCGTGCGTGCAGTGACCCGCGGTGGCGTAGAACTCATCGGCAGGCGATCGGTAGATCGCGTAGTCCGTTCCCTCGTGCTCGAACGGGACGACATCTTCAGGATCGATGTCGTCGACCTGACATGCCGCGATCCAGGATCCCTCAGCCATACGGCTGAGCCGTTCCGTCGGAGATCCGATGGAACGGTGCCGCGTCGGGCGGCAGGTCGCGTCGGATGTAGTACGACTGGTCCTTCAGCTGCCTCAGGATCGCCGGAATGATCTCGCGGTAGGCCGCCACGAGCGAGGGGTACGCCGGGGCGAGGTCGTGGTTGATCTCGTCGTGCAGCTCGGGAAGCCGGTGGTAGGGGACCATCGGGAACATGTGGTGCTCGACGTGATAGTTCATGTTCCAGTAGAGGAAGCGGTGGATGGGTCCCAGCAGCACCGTGCGGGTGTTGAGGCGGTGGTCGAGGACGTTCTCGCCCATGCCCGCGTGCTGCGTCAACCCGTAGACGATGTGCATGAACGTGCCGTAGAGACGTGGACCGCCAATGAGCACTACTGGAAGCAGCGAGCCGGTCAGCACGCATCCAGCGCCGACCGCGACGTAGATCGCAACCCAGATCCGTGCGGTCCGGTAGACCTTGCCCGCTTGGGACTCCGGGATGAAGGTACGTTCGTCCTCCCGGAGCCGGCCGGACGCGTGCAGCACCATGTCTCGCATCGCGAGCGGTACGTCCACCAGGCCGAGGAGGTTGGCGCAGATGCGGGCGAGCCGCGCGGGCCGCATGGCGGCGATTTCGGGGTCACGGCCGACGATCAAGGTGTCCGTGTGGTGTCGCGCGTGGCTCCATCGCCAGACGGTCGGGTCGCGCATGATGCAGAACGACGCCACCTGGTAGAGCGCGTCATTCATCCAGCGAGTGGCGAAGGCTGTGCCGTGACCCGACTCGTGCCAGCGAGAGTCGGAGGCCGAGCCGTACAAGATGCCGTAGACGAGGAACAACGGAACGGCCAGCCACGATCCCCAGAGCAGCGCGCCGCCGGCTCCGGTCACCGCCATCAGACCGATCCACAGTGCGGTGTCGCGGATCGCTGGCCCGTCACTCCGACGCATCAGCTGCTTCATCCTGGCCCGAGGCACCTCGGAGCGGAACCAGTCGCCGTCGACGAGGCCGGCCGCGGCCGCCCGTTCTCCTTCGGGACCGACCAGGCTGTATCGCTCGAGACGCTCCTTGCCCATGAGCGATCACCTCCGTCCAGATAGGCCGTACCACGAGACTCTCACCTCGGCGGGCTCCCGGGGAAGCGAACGGCGACATCGCCCAGGTCCAGCTCAGGACAACGTCGCGCGGACGTCGGCCCGCGGTACTTCTCAAGCCTTCACGGATCAGTATACTGTCATCACTTCCCGCCTCGAGAAGGCCCTCGGCCCGAACCGGAGAATCGCCATGCCATCAGGAAACCCGGACCACGGCACGCAGACCCCCGACACCCTCGATCTCGCCGACTATGGCCGCCTGGCCATCAACGGCGTCCTGGGCTCGTGCGATCCCGACCGCGGCTACGAGAACTACTTCCTGACGTTCTTCGACGTGAACCCCGCCTACATGATCCACTTCGGCAGCCAGGTGAGCGGGGTGCTGCCGAAGTACGTCGAGGCGATGCCGTTGCTTCGCGCGATGACGGGTTCCAGCCAGGACAACGACATCGAGAAGGCGATGCTCGACTCCGTGCTGCAGAACACCGCCGAGGACGGACTCATCTACGACCGCGCGTCGGAGGACCGGCCGTGGAACACCGGCATCGGCTATGGCGTGACCGGCTGGAACGAGGACTACTCCAACCTCGCCGGAGACGGGCGACTGCTCACCGGCTTCCTCTACTACCACCAGGCGACGGGCGACGACGCGTGGAAGGAGCACGCACGGCGCACGGCGGAGCGGATGCTCGAGCTCGCCATCGTCAAGGACGACTACGCGTACTACCCGAACGTCGGACTGGGCAACGACTTCAGCTATCCGCGGGTGTCCGGATGGACCCACACCGACGAGCCCGACCGGGAGTTCGAGGGCTCGGAGGGGATGACGAAGTTCTATCTCCTGCAGCCCGTTCGCGGCCTCGCCCGGTGGTACACGGCGACCGGCGACGAACGGTTCCTGGACCTCTCGAGGCGGCTGGTGAACTTCTGCCTCCGTCCCAAGTTCTGGGGTGGGTTGGGCGACATCGAGCCGCTCGCCGGCGCCGAGCACGGACACTTCTGGGGCCACTACCACGGGCACGCCGCCGCGATACGCGGTCTGCTCGACTATGCGATCGCCGCGGACGACTATCGCGTGAAGCAGTTCGTACGCGACTCCTACGAGTACGCGCGGCATCACGGGATCCACCGGCTGGGCGTGTTTCCGGCGTCTGGCAGCAACACGGAGGGCTGCACGGTCGCCGACATGGTCGCGCTCGCCGTCAAGCTCACCGAGTCGGGCATCGGCGAGTACTGGGAGGACGTGGACCAGTACGTACGCAACGGACTGCTCGCCATCCAGGCCACCGACCTCGACGAGCTCAAGCGGGTGTCCGAAGCCGGGCGCGAGCGCCCGCCGGACGCGCCGTGGGGCGGCGACGGCGACATGCGCTTCAACGGGTACGGCGGCGTCCTGGCAGGGCAGGAGACGACCGATCGCGTGCTGGAGCGGGCCATCGGTCAGTTCGGCCACCTCGACGGCGCCCGCCATCTCAAGCCTCGATTAATGCACTGCTGCACGGGGAACGGCGCGCAGGCGCTCTACCACGCCTGGGAAGCGATCACACGACGTTCGGGCTCGACCGGCGAGGTCAACCTCTGGCTCAACCGCCGCTCGCCCTGGCTCGATGTCGCGAGCTGGCTTCCGCACGTGGGCCGGCTTTCCCTGCAGAACAAGGGACTCGAGCGGATCGCGGTCCGCATCCCGGCGTGGGCACCGCTCGGCTCACTGCGCTGTACCATCGACGGGCAGGACGCCAGGCCCGACCGCGTCGGTGATCGCGTTCTGTTCAGCGGCCTCTCCGGCAACGAGCAGCTCACGCTGGAGGTCGCCGTCGGTGTCGAGCGGGCCAGCTACACCCTCGCCAACCTCAACCAGCGCGCGTACGGCTTCGGCCACGGCGGCGCGGAAGAGTACGACTGCGAGTTCAAGGGAAACACCGTGCTCAGCGTCGGCCCGGATCGCGTCGCGCCCGGTGGTCAGGACTTCGGCTGGTACCGGCTGTTCCAGCGCGAGCACCTGCGCGCCGACGACGCACCGATGAAGGAGACGCCGGCGTACGTCCACGGCCAGATCGTCAACTGGTAAGGGGATCGCGCTCTCAGAGGCGCGCCCTAGGCCGTGTCTGTCGTGGTTGAGGGGCTTGGGATTGCGGTGTCTGAGGTGATCGGAGCGAGGTGGGCTTGCGTGTGGTCGCCTTACACGGTCAGTGGCCGCTCTACCTGGCGTCTACCCGGCGTAAAGTGGCCAATGATCATGTAAACATGATCGTTGGCCCCCGGGGCCGGACCAGTCGAACCCACCGCCGGACGAAAGATCGAGGCTAGTCGAACGAGGAGAACAGCCGCTTCCGGGTGTACTGGTAGTGCCGCCGGATAGCCTCGGTCGCGGCTGTCAGGTCCTGCGCCATCACCGCGTCAGCCATCTCCTGGTGGATCTTCCCCAGCGGCGCGGCGGTCAGGCTGCGGTCGGTCTTGCTCGCGGTCACCAGCAACAGCAACGTCTGGTGTGCCATCTGCTCATACATCGTCGACAGCCGTTTGTTCTTCGCCAGCTGGACGATCGACTGATGGAACGCCTTGTCCGCCTTGACCGCGGCGTTCCAGTCCTCGCCCTGCCACGCCTCGATCATAAGGTCATACGCACGCGACACCTCGCAGATCTCCGCGTCGGTGGCGATGCCGAGGCTCTCGCGGACGGCCTGCACCTCGAGCGCCTCGCGCACGGCGTAGACCTCCATGAGGTCAGCCTGGGTGATCGTGCACACGACAGTCCCTCGGCGGGGCAGGTCGGCCACCAGACCCTCGCGGGCGAGCTCGCGCAGCGCTTCCCTGACGGGTCCTCGGCTGACCCCGAACCGGCCAGCGATGTCGGTCTCGACGAGCTTGCGCCCGGCGGTCAGCTCGCCGGCGAGGATCGCCGCGCGCAGACGGTCCGCGACGATCTCCCAGGTCGACTGGACCTGGACGAGGTCGAACTCTGAGGACATGACACCCCCGACTCATGGGATCACTGACGCGACATCGGCGGTCAGGCGACGAGATGCCAACCTTTCGTCGCGTCGACGCGCGGCCAGGTCGCGAGTTCCTCCTCGACTCCCTCGAGTTGGCTCATCGCACCGCCGATGCACCAGAAGATCTCGAACACCTCATCGGAGAAGTTGTGCACACGATGCCGTCGCGTGGCTGGGATGTTGATCACGTCGCCGCTCGTCATCACGTGTCGGACGCCTTCCAGGATGATCTCGGCAGTCCCCCGGACGACGTAGTAGACCTCGTCGAACGGGTGCGCGTCCTCGTGAATCGTGGCGCCCGGCGCGATCCAGACGAAGCCCGCGCAGAGGTTCTTGGCGCCGAGGGCGTCGGCGATCAGCACGACGTCGCGCATCCCGCCGTCGGGCGACTCGATGATCTCGGCATCGACGGTACGGATGGGCGATTCGCCAACTGTCATGGCGGTGTCCTTTCGATCGAAGTCCTTCATACCGGCGTCGGTGTCACGATGACGTGCCCGTCGACGACCGTCGTTCGCTGCTTCGGGCCGGAGCCGATCTCGGCACCGCCGCTCACGACGAGCTCGGTGCCCGTGATGAACGAAGCCTTCGCGCTCGCCAGGAAGAAGCACGTATGCGCGACCTCCTCCGGCGTACCGCTGCGACCCATCCATTGCCAGCTCTCGATGACGTTGTGCAGCTCGGTCGGGTCGTCCAACGAGGACTCGAGCCGGCGGCGCGACTCGGTCACGATGTTGCCCGGCAGGACAGTGTTGACCCGGACACCGGAGTGCACCTCGTCGATCGCCACAGCCTTACTGAACGACGCGATTGCGCCCTTGGTCGCGCTATAGATCGACACGCGGTCGTGGCCGACCAGGCCCGCGACGCTGCCGATGTTGACGATCGACCCCTTGCTCCGACGGAGGTGCGGCAACGTCGCCCTCGTCGTCAGGATGCAGCTCAGCAGGTTGGTCTTGATCTGGTCGTCGATCTCGTCGAGCGTGAACTCATCCGCGGTCTTGGCAGCGCAGCTCACACCCACGTTGTTGATGAGAACGTCGATCCGGCCGAACTCTCCGATGGTTGCTCCTACCGTCTCGGCGATCTGGGTGGGGACCCGGACGTCGCACTCGTGGAACCGAGCGCTACCAGGACGCTGTGCGCTGAGCTCGTCCTGGAGCTTCGACCCGCCGATCGGGTCGTTCGAGCACGCCGAGACCCGGTATCCCTCCGCGGCGAACACCCTGGCACATGCGGCCCCGATCCCAGCGCTTGCGCCGGTGATCAGGACCACCGGATCGGCACTACCAGCAAATCGTCCGGCCATGATTCCTCAAGCGGGCAAGGCCGCATGCAGCGGCAAATCGTGTATACAAGCCTAGGGAGAAGCATGAGGAGTGTCAACGAGTTCGGTTGACAGTCTACAAGATACAGCTACGATCGAGCCGTGAGGCCGAATCCGTTGAAGCGAGATCTGGCGGCTCAGCGGTCGACGTTCGGATGCTGGATCTCCCTCGCACACCCTTGGTCGACACGGATTCTGGCCCGGTCCGGGTTCGACTGGCTCACCGTGGACCTCGAGCACGCTCCTATCGGTTGGAGCGAGGCGGCCGCGATGTTCGCCATCGTCGCGGACAACGGCTGCGTTCCCTTGGCGCGCGTTCCCGCCGGCAGCCACGACCAGATCAAACGTGCGCTGGACAGTGGTGCGTGGGGCATCGTCGTCCCGGCTGTGGACTCGGCCGACCAGGCGAGGGCAGCTGTGGCCGCCGCGAAGTACCCGCCGAAAGGTGACCGCAGCACCGGCGGCGGGCTGCACGCGCTCAGCTTCGGGACCACGACAGCTGACTATTACGCGCACGCGGACGACGAGCTCGTCGTCGTCCTGCAGATCGAGAGCCCGACCGGGATCGCCAACCTGCCTGAGATCTGCGCCGTTCCTGGGATCGACGCCCTCCTCATCGGTCCCAACGATCTCCGCGCGTTCATGCGGACACCGGCTGGCCAGCCGAGCGAGGACGAGTTCGAGGCGGCACTCGTCGAGATTCAGCGAGTAGCGGGAGAGGTGGGCGTTCCCACCGGGATCGTCACCTTCGACGCCGAGAGCGCCC is part of the Tenggerimyces flavus genome and encodes:
- a CDS encoding C-terminal binding protein, whose translation is MANFKVALVALDGETVPDWVRQRLDNAEVDLVSGECTSRADVIELGHDADALWVFGGSRVITADCLPELPRCIALLRTGTGTDNVPLAEASAAGIVVAITPEAGGEAVAEHSAALILTLLRQVATQARLVHSGMWDRFQAWPQGNVKNQTLGLIGFGSIARALVSRMRGFELSVVATDPYVGDEVFEEYGVVRRSLHEVLSSAQIVSLHCPLTPETHHLLGKAELMTMREDSVLINTARGPLVDQAALAQALSEGWISGAGLDVLEREPPDPSDPLLRLENVVITPHIAGYSNTFYYDSWRLSVDTLVDLARGWWPRACVNRDITPRRPLVDRPADGVQVPVELGRSPLLRND
- a CDS encoding GntR family transcriptional regulator, whose translation is MSSEFDLVQVQSTWEIVADRLRAAILAGELTAGRKLVETDIAGRFGVSRGPVREALRELAREGLVADLPRRGTVVCTITQADLMEVYAVREALEVQAVRESLGIATDAEICEVSRAYDLMIEAWQGEDWNAAVKADKAFHQSIVQLAKNKRLSTMYEQMAHQTLLLLVTASKTDRSLTAAPLGKIHQEMADAVMAQDLTAATEAIRRHYQYTRKRLFSSFD
- a CDS encoding MocE family 2Fe-2S type ferredoxin, encoding MAEGSWIAACQVDDIDPEDVVPFEHEGTDYAIYRSPADEFYATAGHCTHERELLCNGLVMDNIIECPKHNGRFDYATGEARGAPAIDDLQTYPVKVENGTVYLGIG
- a CDS encoding cupin domain-containing protein, which encodes MTVGESPIRTVDAEIIESPDGGMRDVVLIADALGAKNLCAGFVWIAPGATIHEDAHPFDEVYYVVRGTAEIILEGVRHVMTSGDVINIPATRRHRVHNFSDEVFEIFWCIGGAMSQLEGVEEELATWPRVDATKGWHLVA
- a CDS encoding HpcH/HpaI aldolase family protein, coding for MAARLEALRDLWELDQPTIGGWCAIPSAISAELLGVAGFDWVVIDAQHGLVGFEDLAVMLPALSNAGVPALVRVPWNEPSAIMKALDAGAQGVIVPMVNSPEDARLATEACRFPPRGNRSWGPVRPSLYDQEYAPATANRNVICAVMVETVDAVASVDDILAVPGIDAVFVGPSDLAISAGFLPSADPTEPVHLELIETVLKACKARGIVAGIACGNAGLVRRWRDEGFRMLAVPSDMSLLSDAAAQLLRDIG
- a CDS encoding SDR family oxidoreductase encodes the protein MRRGLGRLSGKVAVVTGGASGIGAAMCRLFAREGAAVCVADVNGVAGREVLAEIREAGGDAIFLELNVADPESVAAAVDTVAGEYGRLDVFVNNAGIGSQSSGDAAGWWRLLRINALGVAWGMREAIRLMRDGGGGSIVNTGSHAGLRSARAGVYGSSKAAVHTLTRYAALAHAPDHVRVNAVLPGNIYTPIHDLRRHEAIVRLMEGDQGAFSSEPMTHGDDPREARENLIEAFREIHPLGELATAEDVAEAALYLASDAASIVTGNEFLVNGGIMAMMLRDRLATAAQSAVVAALPPPDRRAVTAIVSANQATAAALVSRLEKAGHPAAVSPDPTCTDKSAVRTWLESVGPLAGIVFAARPDPGGDLFSQGPAEWADELAADFRVPWVLANAAVDVLPAGGAVTFVADAAGLTGAACSPAFGAANAALIYATDDLSDTMRQHGVRLNTVIAEATSSPAVVAGLGAPSSKEDLAEVVVTVMRESALTGLQVSLQTSHPFDRPML
- a CDS encoding sugar phosphate isomerase/epimerase family protein translates to MKIALDPYMLRGLPLPGVIHEAADLGYQYLELSPREDFLPFFVHPRADAARIAEVKSALRESGVEIASVLPLYRWSGPDEDARSAAVRYWKRAIEICVELGCEVMNSEFNGRPDQSAASEGQFWRSLEELLPIFEREGVALNLEAHPDDFCERNTAAVDLVRAIDRPWVNYLYCAPHTFHLDDGEGDVGAMLDYAAPRLAHVHLADSFNHRGSSGLRYIVNPPGSTARIHQHLDIGEGEVDWDAFFGGLRRLRFDGIATVCVFAWEERARESATTMLARVTKELVARTGAHEPTAVRSSGGAPPHDDRLTDGSTIGSPTGSLGA
- a CDS encoding SDR family NAD(P)-dependent oxidoreductase, which encodes MAGRFAGSADPVVLITGASAGIGAACARVFAAEGYRVSACSNDPIGGSKLQDELSAQRPGSARFHECDVRVPTQIAETVGATIGEFGRIDVLINNVGVSCAAKTADEFTLDEIDDQIKTNLLSCILTTRATLPHLRRSKGSIVNIGSVAGLVGHDRVSIYSATKGAIASFSKAVAIDEVHSGVRVNTVLPGNIVTESRRRLESSLDDPTELHNVIESWQWMGRSGTPEEVAHTCFFLASAKASFITGTELVVSGGAEIGSGPKQRTTVVDGHVIVTPTPV
- a CDS encoding HpcH/HpaI aldolase family protein, giving the protein MRPNPLKRDLAAQRSTFGCWISLAHPWSTRILARSGFDWLTVDLEHAPIGWSEAAAMFAIVADNGCVPLARVPAGSHDQIKRALDSGAWGIVVPAVDSADQARAAVAAAKYPPKGDRSTGGGLHALSFGTTTADYYAHADDELVVVLQIESPTGIANLPEICAVPGIDALLIGPNDLRAFMRTPAGQPSEDEFEAALVEIQRVAGEVGVPTGIVTFDAESALLRSAQGMTMIGVSSDVLMMSHQADELMTALSAARTPSRG
- a CDS encoding fatty acid desaturase family protein; its protein translation is MGKERLERYSLVGPEGERAAAAGLVDGDWFRSEVPRARMKQLMRRSDGPAIRDTALWIGLMAVTGAGGALLWGSWLAVPLFLVYGILYGSASDSRWHESGHGTAFATRWMNDALYQVASFCIMRDPTVWRWSHARHHTDTLIVGRDPEIAAMRPARLARICANLLGLVDVPLAMRDMVLHASGRLREDERTFIPESQAGKVYRTARIWVAIYVAVGAGCVLTGSLLPVVLIGGPRLYGTFMHIVYGLTQHAGMGENVLDHRLNTRTVLLGPIHRFLYWNMNYHVEHHMFPMVPYHRLPELHDEINHDLAPAYPSLVAAYREIIPAILRQLKDQSYYIRRDLPPDAAPFHRISDGTAQPYG